Below is a genomic region from Desulfobacter sp..
TGTTTTTAACAAAATTAATGCAGGTGGTGGGGCAGACATCCACACAGGCATCGCATTCAATGCACAGGTCCGGGGTAAACACCGTCTGGATATCACAGTTGAGACAGCGCAGTGACTCTTTGGACCCCACTTTGGGGTTGAATCCCAGTTCCACTTCAAGGAGGCGGTCCTTGATGGATTTAACCTTGGACACCATGGGCACCGGATGCCGCATCTTGTCCGAGACCTGGCTGTTGTAGAGCCAGTCCTTCATCCCCATTTTCTGGCCGGCAAGGGTGGTCACGGGCAGGGGCCGTTTTTTAAGATCCTTTCCATTGCAGAACAGGTCAATGGAAAGGGCGGCCTCGTGACCATGGGCCACGGCCGTGATCACATTTTTCGGGCCAAAGGCGGCATCACCGCCGAAAAAAACATGATCCAGATCAGACTGAAAGGTGAGTTCATCCACCCGGGGCCGGCCCTGATCATCAAAGGTGAGGCCGATATCTTTTTCAATCCAGGGAAAGGCATTCTGCTGGCCCACGGCCAGCAGGACTTCGTCGCAGGGGATAAACAGGAGTTCTCCTTCTGCCTTGTCCGGCAGCAGCTGTTTGAAATTCATCCCTTTTAAGACCTTGCCTTTCATGACAAAATCTACAGGAGAGAGGTGCTCTAAAATCGGGATATCCTCCCTGACAGCATCTTCAATCTCCCAGGGGGAGGCCTTCATCTGTTCACGCCCGCCCCGGATGATCACCTTGACCTTTTTTCCCCCAAGTCTGCGGGCGGTCCTACAGCAGTCCATGGCCGTATTGCCCCCGCCGATCACCAGGGTGGTTTTGCCGGTTTTTTTGGTGTGCCCGTATTGGACACCGGCCAGCCATTCAATGCCGACATGGACAAACGCTTTGGCAGCCTTTCGTCCGGGCAGATCAAGGTCACGGCCCCTTGGGGCGCCGGTGCCCACAAAAACAGCATCATGGCCTTTGGCGAGAAATTCTTTCATGCTGGGGATATAGGTATTTAAATGGGTATTCACCCCCATGTTCAAAATGGCGTTTACCTCTTGGTCCAGCACTTTTTTGGGCAGCCTGAACGAGGGCACCTGACTTCTAACAAATCCGCCGGCTTCAAGCTGGTCATCATAAAGATCAATGGTATAGCCCAGCCGTACAAGATCCCGGGCCACGGTAAGAGATGCAGGGCCTCCGCCGATCAAGGCGATTTTCTTTCCGTTTTTTTTAGGGGGTGGTCCTGGCATGAGATTGGTCACATCCCCTTTGTTGTCCGCGCAGACCCGTTTGAGCCGGCAGATGGCCACGGCCTTTTCTTCCACCCGGGTCCTTCGGCAGGCCGGCTCACACGGCCTGTCGCACACCCGGCCCAGAATGCCGGGAAAGACGTTGGATTCCCAGTTGAGCATATAGGCCTGGGCATATTTTTTTTCAGCAATCAGTCTGATGTATTCCGGTACCGGGGTGTGGGCCGGACATGCAAACTGGCAGTCGATCACGCGATGAAAATATTCAGGATCGTTAATATCTGTTGGATTCAATGCCTTTTCTCCCGCTGTTATAAAGGTGAATTCAATCGATGCCAAAGATGACAACAAACACAGCCATGGTTTAGCTGTATCATCTTGCCGGATTCATGCGCTTTGATTAAATGTCGTTAATTTTTAAACGAAAAATGAAAAACATCTGCATGAATACCGTCTGTGCTGAAACCATGGTGGAGTTTACCTGTTTTTCATGGAAACGGTCAAGGACGTTTTCTAGTCTGTGAATCTCTTTGCCCGAAAAAGGGTGAAGGCAGATGATGCAGAAGAATTATATTTTTTTTCGATTATGGGTTTGGTGTAAGAGGGGACCGGATAAACCATACTAATTTGATAGGAAATAAAAAATGAAAAAATTCATGGTTTTTGGCCTGGCCGTTTTTGTATTGTTCGCCCCGCTATCTGCCTGCTTTGCAGACTATCACGGGGAAGACCACCTGTGTTTTATGCAGGTTGACATGGACCAGGACGGGCGTGTGACTTTTCAGGAATTTGAAAAGGCCTATGGTAATGATCCTGAAAAATTCCAGGCAATGGACCAGGACCATGATGGTCAACTTACCCATGATGAGTATGAAGAATACGTGTACAATCAGGAAGGTTCTGTTGCAAAAAATTATTAATGTCTGATACAAGTCCGTTTTGGCACTAATTTATTTGCAGAGAGATAGTATGAAAAATGAAAACCCTTTCAAGTGGCGTCATTATGAAAAAGAAATCATCCTGTTGAATGTTCGCTGGTATCTGAGATATCAACTGAGTTACAGGAATCTGGAAGAGATGATGCAAGAACGGGGCTTGTCTGTGGATCACAGTACCATTTACCGATGGGTTCAGCGCTATGCTCCTGAAATGGAAAAGCGAAGCAGGAAGTATCTGCGGCAATCAAATGATTCTTACCGTATTGATGAAACATATATCAAGGTGCGGGGGAAAATGAAGTATCTTTACCGAGCGGTCGATTCCCGTGGAAATACCATCGATTTTCTTCTTCGCAGCAGACGTAATATGGAATCTGCCAAACGATTTTTTAAAAAGATGCTGCGAGCTTCCAATAGCTTCAGACCTCGGGTTCTGAGTGTTGACGGAAATCCTGCATATCCTCCGGCAGTAAAGGCTTTGAAAGAAAAAAAGCTTCTGAATAAGGACTGTATCCTAAGACAGAATAAATATCTGAACAATATTATTGAGCAAGACCACCGGTTTATCAAAAAGCTTGTCAGAGCTGGTATGGGGTTCAAGACATTTCATTCTGCCTGGCGGACGCTAAAAGGCTATGAAATTATGAACATGATCAGAAAAGGACAAGTTAAAAATATCAGGAAGGGAGAAATTTTAAAGCAGAAAGAATTCGTCGAAAATCTGTTTTCTTATGCTGCGTAAATTTTACGCCTGAACGATCTCTTTGTCCTGGAAATATTTTTTGCAACAGAACCAGCTGGAGGCCGGAGTAAAAAATTGAATAGAGAAAGGCGGCCAGAACAGTGAGCCAGCGAACGCCTTCATTGTTGTAGTAATAGGCAAACATATCTCCGGGAGTGATAAATCCGTAACGTTTGCCCCAAAGCCAGTTTCTTTTGGCAAAAAAGGCCCCTGTAATGGGAATGGTTAATACGTAAAAAGAGGCAAAGGCATATACAAACCCTGCTTTCCAGATCAAACCTGGATGCCCGATAAAGGTCCAGCCTGAAAATGAGGCAGCCGTGGCTGCCATCAAAAAGGCAATAAAGGGAATGGAGCGCCCGGCTATGGCGTAACCAGAAGCCTTCTTCTCCGTGAAGAATCCCCTAAGTCCCCACCAAAGGGAATGTTCAGAATTCTGTGTCACGGTTTCGGTTCTCGGATCTGCCTCAGCGCCAGCGGAAGTAAAAGTCAGGTCCGAGAATGGGCCTTCAATCAGCCACGTCGGAGGAGTTGACTTTTGCTGGAGTGGAGTTCCTGGAACCATCTTTTCCATCTGTAAATAAATCCCTATCAAATTCCCAGCTCTTTATCCAGCCGGCCTTCAAAGAAAATTGCCAACTGGGAAATTGTCAGTGACCAATTTTGAATCGGCATTGTCCATTTTTTACTGGCGTTCTGGATCCCCATGTAAAGCAGCTTTAACAGGCTGTCCTGGTTCGGGAATGATCCCTTTGTTTTGGTCAGTTTTCGAAACTGTCGATGCACAGCCTCAATGGTATTTGTGGTGTATATTATCCGTCGAATCTCTTCTGGATATTTAAAGAAATGACTGAGGCGTTCCCAGTTGTTCCGCCAGGATTTTATCACAATCGGGTATTTGTCATTCCATTTATTTTCCAAGATATCCAGTTCTTCTTCGGCCAGATCCTTATTGACCGCTTTATAAACACGTTTTAGATCTGCCATAAATTTCTTTTTATTTTTGGAACCAACGTATTTCAATGAATTTCGGATCTGGTGGACTACGCAGAGTTGAACTTCTGTGTCCGGGAATATGGTCTCAATGGCCTCGGGAAAACCTTTTAGACCATCAACACAGGCAATCAGGATATCTTTTACCCCTCGGTTTGAAAGGTCTGTTAACACCTGCAGCCAGAAGTTCGCACCCTCATTCTCGGATATGTACAGCCCAAGAACCTCTTTGCGGCCCTCGATATTCACCCCAAGAATTGTGTAAACGGCTTTGCTGCTGACCTTTCCGTTTTCTCGTACTTTATAATGTATGGCATCAAGCCATACGATTGGGTACACATTTTCCAACGGCCTGGCCTGCCATTCTTTGACGGTATGGATGATTTTATCGGTAATGGTGCTCAGAGTGGCATTTGAAATCTGGTTCATCAGAAAATCGCGTACCTGGACTGAGAAACATCACTGGGAAGGCAATAACACAGTAAGGATTTTTATGCTTGAAATGATGGTGTGAACATGATCATGTTCTAATTTTTTTGTGTTATTCGCACAAAATCGGAGAATGAATTAATGTCCACAAGCTTCATATACCATGCCTTTGGCCTTCGTGACTACTTTTATAAAACAACGCGTTTCATCGGTGGAATAATCACTTTTGAACTCATACCAAAACCGGAGGCGGTAAAATGCCCGGAATGTAATTCCAGGTCCGTCACCAGGAAAGGGATTGTGACAAGAGATCTCAGAACAATACCGGTAGGTTCAAAACCCGTGATTCTCAGGACGGCTATCCAGAGAATTTGGTGTTCGTTCTGTCAATTTGTCCGGCAAATCAAACTATCCTTTGCCCAGGAGGGGAAAAGCTATACCCGGGCTTTTGAACGGTATGTCTTGGAGTTGTCTCAGTTCATGACAATCAAAGATATTGCCATCCATTTAAGGATCAGCTGGGATACGATAAAGCAGATCCAGAAAGAAGACCTGCTGAGGCGTTATCGAAATATCCCCCTTGAGAAAGTCCGGCAGATTGCCATAGATGAAATTTCCATAGGGAAAGGGCATAAATACTTGACCATCGTGATGGATCTGGAATCCGGTAGAATTCTGCACGTGGGAGAAGGAAAAGGTGGTGAAGCTTTGAAATCTTTTTGGACAAAAGTGAAAATATCGAAAGCAAAAATCAAAGCCGTCAGCATCGATATGTCCCCGGCATACTTGAGTGCTGTTATTGAAAATCTTTCTGGTTCAGCAATTGTCTTTGACAGATTTCATGTTGTTAAATTGTTCAATGAGAAACTGTCGGATTTCAGGCGAAAGCTCTACAACCTTCTTGCCAATACCGGGCAACAAAAACTTCTGAAGGGAGTCCGGTGGCTTTTGTTAAAAAATCCCGAAAACCTCAGTGATGACAAGAAGGAGGCCCAACGGTTAGAAGAAGCATTGAAAATAAATCAGCCGCTATTGGTAGTCTACTACATGAAAGAGGAACTCAGGCAAATATGGAATCAAAAGAAAAAAGAAACAGCTGAAAAGATAGTCAGCAATTGGATCAATCTGGCCAATATTTTCAAAATTCCAATGTTGATGAAATTTGCCAAGACCTTGGCTGTGCACAGGCAAAGAATCCTTTCATACTATGATTACAGGATATCTACAGGTCCTTTAGAAGGGACAAATAACAAGATAAAAACCATGAAACGGAAAGCTTATGGATACAGGGATTCGGAGTTTTTCAGGTTGAAACTTTTGGACCTTCACAATAAAAGGTACGCATTAATCGGATGAACCTGAAATCTCAAGTCCATAGATTTCCTGTAAATGGGAAGCCATATCATTATAACTCATGCCCAGGCCGTAAAGGGCTATTATCTTTCTTTCAATTTCATCGCTGAGCGTTGTCTGATGTTTTTTGACGATCTGTGGAGAGAAGGTTCCGGCCCTGTCACGCGGGGTTTTTAGCTCAAATTTACCATCCAGGGATTTAATGGTCTTTTTGCTTTTTCCATTACGGCGGTTGGCAGAAACTTCCTGCCCGAGATGGGACTCCAACTCTCCTTCAAGAGCAGCTTCAGCAAGATTTTTGATTAATGATGTAAGGACGCCGCCCTTACCTGTGAAGGGTTTACCTTCCTGGATGCCTTTAAGGGCTTTTTGAAAATCAAATTCGGTGTTTTCTTCGGTCATGTCAGTTCTCCTTATTTAGCTGAGTATATCAGCTTTCATTCAACTGACACAGAATTTTGAACGCCCTCAAGATATCTCTTGATTTAAGGGCTGTTTTTGGTAAACTTGCCCCGATTTATCAACCCAGAGGAACCCTGAACATGGTCAAACGGTTAAAATTTATTATTTATACCCGGCCTTTTATTTTTTTTGCCTATTACCTGATTCGGCTTTATTCGCTGACCTTCAGGCTCAAGGTGGAAAATGAAGATCAATGGATGACCCTGGTAAAAGAAAATCACACCGTGCTTTTGTGTACCTGGCACCAGCAGTTTTTTTCCGCCATTCGGCATTTTAAAACCTATTCCAGATTAAATCCAGGCTTGATGATCAGCCAGAGCAGGGATGGGGATTTAATTTCAGGTGTGGCCAACAGGACTGGGTGGCACACCCCGAGAGGATCTTCTTCCAGGGGGGGCAAACAGGCCATGGAGGCCATGATCGATCACATCCATGAGTTTGGATTTTGCGCTCATATTCTTGACGGTCCCAGAGGCCCTATCGGCAAGGTCAAGCCCGGTGCAATCAAAATGGCTCTGGAAACAGATGCCTGGGTGGTTCCCTTTTTTACCCGGGCGGACAAGGCCTGGTTTTTTAATTCTTGGGACCGCTTCATGCTTCCCAAACCCTTTTCCCGGGTAACCCTCTCTTTTTCACAGCCGTTCAAATTCAAGGTCAACCCTGAATCTGATTTTGAATCCCTTCGTTTGGATCTTGAAACTCAAATGACACCCGGGCTTCATATATGATTGAAAAAAAGCGATCGCAAATTTTACGAATTGATTTTATGTTTGCTGCAAGGTGCCAGGGAGTGAAGCCGTAGGGACTTTACTGTGAACGGTCTATAACGCTGCAGATGACGCAAAATTGGTTCGCCCGAAGGGTGACTACCCTCTGAATTGGTTTGGCTAACAATTCTAAGTTTCTGTATTTAAAAGATTAATATTCAATCCCTACAAGTTGGTATGAAATATTCGGGCTAAAAGAAAAAATGCCGGTTTGAGGCTTAAATTAAAGAGGGCGTTCAAAATTCTGTGTCAGTTGAATGAAAGCTGATATACTCAGCTAAATAAGGAGAACTGACATGACCGAAGAAAACACCGAATTTGATTTTCAAAAAGCCCTTAAAGGCATCCAGGAAGGTAAACCCTTCACAGGTAAGGGCGGCGTCCTTACATCATTAATCAAAAATCTTGCTGAAGCTGCTCTTGAAGGAGAGTTGGAGTCCCATCTCGGGCAGGAAGTTTCTGCCAACCGCCGTAATGGAAAAAGCAAAAAGACCATTAAATCCCTGGATGGTAAATTTGAGCTAAAAACCCCGCGTGACAGGGCCGGAACCTTCTCTCCACAGATCGTCAAAAAACATCAGACAACGCTCAGCGATGAAATTGAAAGAAAGATAATAGCCCTTTACGGCCTGGGCATGAGTTATAATGATATGGCTTCCCATTTACAGGAAATCTATGGACTTGAGATTTCAAATGCCACTCTGAGCACCATTACCGATAAAATCATCCATACCGTCAAAGAATGGCAGGCCAGGCCGTTGGAAAATGTGTACCCAATCGTATGGCTTGATGCCATACATTATAAAGTACGAGAAAACGGAAAGGTCAGCAGCAAAGCCGTTTACACAATTCTTGGGGTGAATATCGAGGGCCGCAAAGAGGTTCTTGGGCTGTACATATCCGAGAATGAGGGTGCGAACTTCTGGCTGCAGGTGTTAACAGACCTTTCAAACCGAGGGGTAAAAGATATCCTGATTGCCTGTGTTGATGGTCTAAAAGGTTTTCCCGAGGCCATTGAGACCATATTCCCGGACACAGAAGTTCAACTCTGCGTAGTCCACCAGATCCGAAATTCATTGAAATACGTTGGTTCCAAAAATAAAAAGGAATTTATGGCAGATCTAAAACGTGTTTATAAAGCGGTCAATAAGGATCTGGCCGAAGAAGAACTGGATATCTTGGAAAATAAATGGAATGACAAATACCCGATTGTGATAAAATCCTGGCGGAACAACTGGGAACGCCTCAGTCATTTCTTTAAATATCCAGAAGAGATTCGACGGATAATATACACCACAAATACCATTGAGGCTGTGCATCGACAGTTTCGAAAACTGACCAAAACAAAGGGATCATTCCCGAACCAGGACAGCCTGTTAAAGCTGCTTTACATGGGGATCCAGAACGCCAGTAAAAAATGGACAATGCCGATTCAAAATTGGTCACTGACAATTTCCCAGTTGGCAATTTTCTTTGAAGGCCGGCTGGATAAAGAGCTGGGAATTTGATAGGGATTTATTTACAGATGGAAAAGATGGTTCCAGGAACTCCACTCCAGCAAAAATCAACTCCTCCGACGTGGCTGATTGAAGGCCCATTCTCGGACCTGACTTTTACTTCCGCTGGCGCTGAGGCAGATCCGGGAACCGAAACCGTGACACAGAATTCTGAACATTCCCAAATTAAATGATGGTTTATGATTTCGGTAAAAGCCGGGATTAAAAGGGGATTGACACCAGGGGACAATTCAGGCCAGAATGGTCTGGTCATGGGATATCTATCATTAAACTAGCCAGATGGAGGCGATTTATGGATTCTTTTCCGGAAAAGACGGTTTTTTTTCATTTCAGGTTTAAATTTCTTGCTGTTACTTCCATTGCATTTTTGTTGTACATCATTTTAACCGGGGCTTCGGAACTGGATCAATTCTCTTCGTCCTGGCAATTCAAGCTCATGGGTCCATATTTTTTAATGGCAGGATGTTTTTTCCTAATATTCAGGCGGGTTCCTGTGAAATGTCCTTATTGCGCAAAGCTTGTGCCTACCCGAAAAGACTGGGTTTGTGGCGAGTGCGGTAAATCCCAGGGCAAAGGGAGATATTTAATTGATAAATGTCTTCATTGCCGCCAGATTCAGTCTTCAAGCACTTGCGATCATTGTGGTAAATCCTTTCGTTTATAAAAAAAAGTTAGGGCAGATCTGAGGGTGTTGCCGGCAGACAGATAATAACGGTGGTGCCTTGTTTTGGGGTAGAGGTGACCTTGATATCTGCGCTGCAGTTTAAAAGAATACTTTTGGCGGTTCTGTTGCAAAAAATTATTAATGTCTGATACAAGTCCGTTTTGGCACTAATTTATTTGCAGAGAGATAGTATGAAAAATGAAAACCCTTTCAAGTGGCGTCATTATGAAAAAGAAATCATCCTGTTGAATGTTCGCTGGTATCTGAGATATCAACTGAGTTACAGGAATCTGGAAGAGATGATGCAAGAACGGGGCTTGTCTGTGGATCACAGTACCATTTATGGGTTCAGCGCTATGCTCCTGAAATGGAAAAGCGAAGCAGGAAGTATCTGCGGCAATCAAATGATTCTTACCGTATTGATGAAACATATATCAAGGTGCGGGGGAAAATGAAGTATCTTTACCGAGCGGTCGATTCCCGTGGAAATACCATCGATTTTCTTCTTCGCAGCAGACGTAATATGGAATCTGCCAAACGATTTTTTAAAAAGATGCTGCGAGCTTCCAATAGCTCCAGACCTCGGGTTCTGAGTGTTGACGGAAATCCTGCATATCCTCCGGCAGTAAAGGCTTTGAAAGAAAAAAAGCTTCTGAATAAGGACTGTATCCTAAGACAGAATAAATATCTGAACAATATTATTGAGCAAGACCACCGGTTTATCAAAAAGCTTGTCAGAGCTGGTATGGGGTTCAAGACATTTCATTCTGCCTGGCGGACGCTAAAAGGCTATGAAATTATGAACATGATCAGAAAAGGACAAGTTAAAAATATCAGGAAGGGAGAAATTTTAAAGCAGAAAGAATTCGTCGAAAATCTGTTTTCTTATGCTGCGTAAATTTTACGCCTGAACGATCTCTTTGTCCTGGAAATATTTTTTGCAACAGAACCTCTTAAACTTCAGACAGACCAACAACCCAAAAAATAAGGATACGCCATGAACGATAAAAAGACTCAGCTCATCAAAAATGTTCCCTTTTCCCAGGCCGTTTCAATCAATGATCTTGTGGATTACGAACAAGGACGGGTCGTCAGCCGGACCCTGGCAGCCAAGCCCCATGTCAACATCACCCTTTTTGCATTTGACAAGGGCGAAGAAATCTCGGCCCATACCTCCCCCGGGGATGCCATGGTTCAGATCCTGGACGGGTCTGCCGCCATCACCATAGACGGAGACTCCCTTGAGGCCAAGGCGGGCCAGGTGGTGGTGATGCCCGCCAATGTCCCCCATTCGGTCTATGCGGCAACACGATTTAAAATGCTGCTCACCGTGGTGAAACAACCCCTTGATATCGGGTCATTGTAAGCGGTTTATCCCTTTTTAAGTTTTTTCCACCGATATCGGAAGGTATGGTGATTCATGTTGAGAAGTTTGGCTGCCCGGCTCTCATTGCCTTGGGCCTGGTCCACGGCCAGGGTCATGTACTGACGCTCAATATTGGATAAGATCTGGGTCAGGCAGACCCCTTGCTCCGACAGCCTGACGGGTTCAGACCCCGTGGGCAGGGCCTGGGCAGTCAGACCTGTTTTTTTATCAAACAATCCCAGGTCGGTCATTAGGACCTGGTCGGTTCTGGCCACAAGGACAGCTCGCTCGACAATATTCTTAAGCTCCCTGACATTGCCGGAAAATTCATGGGACAAAAGCATTTCTTGAGCGTCCTTGGAAAACCCCTTCAGGTTTTTTTCAAATTTTTGGTTAAACTCAAAAAGAAAATGCTTGGCCAGGGCCAGAATATCCCGGGGCCGCTGATTCAAAGAGGGGATCTCGGCCCGAACCACACATAGCCTGAAATACAGATCCTTTCGAAATTTTTCAAATTTTACCAAATCATCAATATTCTTGTTTGTGGCAGAAACCACCCGGGTGTCAACCGTCAGTTTTTGTGTACCGCCCACTTTGTAAAACTCCCCGCTTTCCAGAAAGCGAAGCAGTTTGGCCTGGCCTGCCAAACTCAGGTCTGCCACCTCATCCAAGAATAAAGTGCCTTTGTGGGACTCTTCTAAAACCCCTTTTTTCCCTTGGGGCCTGGCCCCGGAAAAGGCGCCTGCCTCGTATCCGAAAAGTTCTGATTCAATGAGATCTTCGGGAAATGCAGAGCAGTTCACCGCCACAAAAGGCCCCTGAAACAGAGGACTTCTGGCATGGATGGCCTTGGCAATCAACTCTTTTCCCGTACCGGTTTCCCCCAGGATCATGATGGGGGTATCCGGACTTTTAGAGACCACATGGATAAAATCCATGATATCCTCAATATTCTTGCTTTCACCGATAAAGCAGGGCTCATTTTCCCTAAGGTATTTTTCCTGAAGCAGGCAGACCTCTTTGGCAAGCGCTATGGTTGACACCGCCTTTTGAATGGTCAATTCCATAATATCCGGATTAATGGGCTTGACAATAAAATCAAAGGCACCGCCTTTCATGGATTGAATCACCAGAGAGATCTCCTCATAGGCTATAATCATGATTACGGGCAGGTTGGGATGATCTGCTTTTAACCTGCCCAGGGCATCAATGCCGCTCATTTTGGGAAGGCCGATATCCATTAGGACCAGGTCGGGTACCTCTTTTTTTAAAGCCGCCAGAAACGATTCTCCGTCTTTAAACAACCGGATCTCATAGGTGCCGGACAAAACCAAATCCAGAGAATCCCAGATGCTTTCTTCATCATCAACAATGGCAATGGTGTATTGAATCATGGATCAGGCCTTTATGGTTTTTGCAGGCAGTTCAATGAAAAAATGGGCGCCTCTTTGACCGGGCGCCTTAAATTTGAGCGTACCGCCGTGGTCCAGGATAATCCGGTGGCTGATGGACAGCCCGATTCCAGAACTATTGGCCTTTGTGGTGTAAAAGGGATCAAAAATTTTGGACTGAAGGGCATAGGGAATACCCGGGCCCGTGTCCTTGACACGGTTCTGTTGCAAAAAATTTTTCCAGGACAAAGAGATCGTTCAGGCGTAAAATTTACGCAGCATAAGAAAACAGATTTTCGACGAATTCTTTCTGCTTTAAAATTTCTCCCTTCCTGATATTTTTAACTTGTCCTTTTCTGATCATGTTCATAATTTCATAGCCTTTTAGCGTCCGCCAGGCAGAATGAAATGTCTTGAACCCCATACCAGCTCTGACAAGCTTTTTGATAAACCGGTGGTCTTGCTCAATAATATTGTTCAGATATTTATTCTGTCTTAGGATACAGTCCTTATTCAGAAGCTTTTTTTCTTTCAAAGCCTTTACTGCCGGAGGATATGCAGGATTTCCGTCAACACTCAGAACCCGAGGTCTGGAGCTATTGGAAGCTCGCAGCATCTTTTTAAAAAATCGTTTGGCAGATTCCATATTACGTCTGCTGCGAAGAAGAAAATCGATGGTATTTCCACGGGAATCGACCGCTCGGTAAAGATACTTCATTTTCCCCCGCACCTTGATATATGTTTCATCAATACGGTAAGAATCATTTGATTGCCGCAGATACTTCCTGCTTCGCTTTTCCATTTCAGGAGCATAGCGCTGAACCCATCGGTAAATGGTACTGTGATCCACAGACAAGCCCCGTTCTTGCATCATCTCTTCCAGATTCCTGTAACTCAATTGATATCTCAGATACCAGCGAACATTCAACAGGATGATTTCTTTTTCATAATGACGCCACTTGAAAGGGTTTTCATTTTTCATACTATCTCTCTGCAAATAAATTAGTGCCAAAACGGACTTGTATCAGACATTAATAATTTTTTGCAACAGAACCTCCTCAAAGATAAATTGCAGTTGTTCGAGTCCCCTGTGATTGATGGCTTCACAGAAACTACTACGGCTGATACCACCGTCTGGCGCAATATTTTCTTTAGCAAAAACATTCTCCTTGAGATCCTGAATTAAATGTCGGGCAGACTTGTGCTCCTGAAGATGGAAATAAACCAAAGCATTTATCTGGTCTTCGAATGTCATTTTTAAAGGGCGGTCTCCTCGAGATTGTAATTCCGGTGCTTTTGAAAGTGACTTTATCAGAGGGCACCTGAAATTGTCAAAGTTCAGGGACCGTAGTTGTTTTTTAGGGACTGAGATGTGCGTCATTTGAGCTCCTTGAGTTAAATTTTCAAGGCGCAC
It encodes:
- a CDS encoding sigma-54-dependent Fis family transcriptional regulator translates to MIQYTIAIVDDEESIWDSLDLVLSGTYEIRLFKDGESFLAALKKEVPDLVLMDIGLPKMSGIDALGRLKADHPNLPVIMIIAYEEISLVIQSMKGGAFDFIVKPINPDIMELTIQKAVSTIALAKEVCLLQEKYLRENEPCFIGESKNIEDIMDFIHVVSKSPDTPIMILGETGTGKELIAKAIHARSPLFQGPFVAVNCSAFPEDLIESELFGYEAGAFSGARPQGKKGVLEESHKGTLFLDEVADLSLAGQAKLLRFLESGEFYKVGGTQKLTVDTRVVSATNKNIDDLVKFEKFRKDLYFRLCVVRAEIPSLNQRPRDILALAKHFLFEFNQKFEKNLKGFSKDAQEMLLSHEFSGNVRELKNIVERAVLVARTDQVLMTDLGLFDKKTGLTAQALPTGSEPVRLSEQGVCLTQILSNIERQYMTLAVDQAQGNESRAAKLLNMNHHTFRYRWKKLKKG
- a CDS encoding IS6 family transposase, translating into MKNENPFKWRHYEKEIILLNVRWYLRYQLSYRNLEEMMQERGLSVDHSTIYRWVQRYAPEMEKRSRKYLRQSNDSYRIDETYIKVRGKMKYLYRAVDSRGNTIDFLLRSRRNMESAKRFFKKMLRASNSSRPRVLSVDGNPAYPPAVKALKEKKLLNKDCILRQNKYLNNIIEQDHRFIKKLVRAGMGFKTFHSAWRTLKGYEIMNMIRKGQVKNIRKGEILKQKEFVENLFSYAA